A window of Campylobacter concisus contains these coding sequences:
- the ispG gene encoding flavodoxin-dependent (E)-4-hydroxy-3-methylbut-2-enyl-diphosphate synthase has protein sequence MQRYPTKQIKIRNVLIGGDAPISVQSMTFSKTKDVKGTLEQIQRLYFAGCDIVRCAVFDKEDASALKQIVAGSPIPVVADIHFNHTYALIVSEFVDAIRINPGNIGSAKNIKAVVDACKQRNLPIRIGVNSGSLEKQFEDRYGRTVEAMVESAMYNIKLLEDFDFTDIKISLKSSDVERTMQAYRALRPKTNYPFHLGVTEAGTTFHATIKSAIALGGLLLEGIGDTMRVSITGELEEEIKVAKAILKDSGRQKEGLNIISCPTCGRLQADLMAAVKLVEEKTKGIKEPLNVSVMGCVVNAIGEAKGADVAIAFGKGNGMIMRHGEVVARLPESELVDRFLQEIDDEIKSRD, from the coding sequence TTGCAACGATACCCAACAAAACAGATAAAAATTCGTAATGTTTTAATAGGTGGCGACGCGCCAATATCCGTGCAATCAATGACTTTTTCAAAGACAAAAGACGTAAAAGGCACGCTTGAGCAGATACAGAGGCTTTATTTTGCAGGCTGTGATATCGTGCGTTGCGCAGTTTTTGATAAAGAGGACGCTAGCGCGCTAAAGCAGATCGTTGCAGGCTCACCTATTCCAGTCGTTGCAGACATACATTTTAACCACACCTACGCGCTCATCGTTAGCGAATTTGTCGATGCTATCCGCATAAATCCAGGCAACATAGGCTCAGCCAAAAATATAAAAGCAGTCGTTGATGCCTGCAAACAAAGAAATTTACCTATCCGCATAGGCGTAAATTCTGGCTCGCTTGAAAAGCAGTTTGAGGATCGCTACGGCCGCACTGTGGAGGCGATGGTGGAGAGTGCGATGTATAACATCAAGCTTCTTGAGGATTTTGACTTTACAGACATTAAAATTTCGCTCAAATCAAGCGACGTCGAGCGCACTATGCAAGCTTATAGGGCGCTTCGCCCAAAGACAAACTATCCGTTTCATCTTGGTGTTACTGAGGCTGGTACAACATTTCACGCCACTATCAAGTCCGCGATCGCGCTTGGTGGGCTTTTGCTTGAAGGCATTGGCGATACGATGAGAGTTAGCATCACAGGCGAGCTAGAAGAGGAGATAAAAGTCGCAAAGGCGATCTTAAAAGATAGTGGCCGCCAAAAAGAGGGTCTAAATATCATCTCATGCCCAACTTGTGGTCGTTTGCAAGCTGATCTCATGGCAGCAGTAAAGCTCGTAGAAGAAAAAACAAAAGGTATAAAAGAGCCGCTAAACGTCTCAGTTATGGGCTGCGTGGTAAATGCTATCGGCGAGGCAAAAGGCGCAGATGTTGCCATAGCATTTGGCAAAGGAAATGGCATGATAATGCGTCACGGCGAAGTGGTCGCAAGACTACCTGAGAGCGAGCTTGTGGATAGATTTTTACAAGAGATCGATGACGAGATAAAAAGTAGAGACTAA
- a CDS encoding replicative DNA helicase — protein sequence MAKQRINEIEFTNLYDIDMERAILSSILQNNDILGEIFDIVKAKDFYLKGHSQIYDAMVACLNSDDPITMPFLKNRLGEKYDEELILDILGTNSLIDIQKYANELREKSIKRSLVKIAHNIPSKVNEDKPSRDMVDDLSQEFYSLIEGGSTGVIKEGKEIIMKMMDHINAQALLGEKDIVGLDTGFKKLNEMIKGFKNGDLIIVAARPGMGKTTLCLNFMSQVLKNNAGVVFFSLEMPAEQIMMRMLASKTSIPLQDIMTAKMDDEALARFSDACEEFAASKLFVHDSGYVNIHQVRTQMRKLKAMHPEISLCVIDYIGLMMSTNNYADRHVQIAEISRGLKLLARELDMPIIALSQLNRSLESRANKRPMLSDLRESGAIEQDADIILFVYRDEFYLEQEEKEKEKRASAEGKEYKSNHVFNKLQEKAEIIVGKNRNGETGSVDVLFQKQHSRFEDMSAMPVSDVSFEG from the coding sequence GTGGCAAAGCAAAGAATTAACGAGATAGAATTTACCAACCTTTACGACATTGATATGGAGCGAGCTATACTAAGTTCCATTTTGCAAAACAACGATATTTTAGGTGAAATTTTTGACATTGTTAAGGCAAAGGATTTTTATCTAAAAGGGCATTCGCAAATATATGATGCAATGGTAGCATGCCTAAATAGCGATGATCCTATAACTATGCCATTTTTAAAAAATAGACTTGGCGAAAAATACGACGAAGAGCTAATACTAGATATTTTGGGCACAAACTCCCTAATAGACATTCAAAAATATGCAAATGAACTAAGAGAAAAATCTATAAAACGAAGTCTTGTAAAGATCGCTCACAATATACCAAGCAAAGTAAATGAAGACAAGCCAAGCCGCGATATGGTCGATGATCTTAGCCAGGAATTTTACTCTTTGATAGAAGGTGGAAGCACCGGAGTTATAAAAGAAGGCAAAGAGATCATCATGAAAATGATGGATCATATTAATGCTCAAGCCTTGCTTGGCGAAAAAGATATTGTTGGACTTGATACTGGATTTAAGAAGCTAAATGAGATGATAAAGGGCTTTAAAAATGGTGACCTCATCATCGTCGCAGCTCGTCCAGGCATGGGGAAAACGACACTTTGTTTAAATTTTATGAGTCAGGTTTTAAAAAATAATGCTGGAGTTGTTTTTTTCTCGCTCGAGATGCCAGCTGAGCAAATAATGATGAGAATGCTAGCAAGCAAGACCTCTATCCCGCTTCAAGACATAATGACTGCAAAGATGGATGATGAAGCGTTGGCTAGATTTAGCGATGCTTGCGAGGAGTTCGCGGCTAGCAAGCTTTTTGTGCATGATAGTGGCTATGTAAATATCCATCAAGTAAGAACACAAATGCGAAAACTAAAGGCTATGCATCCTGAAATTTCACTTTGCGTGATTGATTACATCGGTCTTATGATGAGTACAAATAACTACGCTGATCGTCACGTCCAAATAGCTGAAATTTCTCGTGGGTTAAAGCTTTTGGCACGTGAGCTAGATATGCCAATCATCGCTCTTTCTCAGCTAAACAGAAGCCTAGAATCTCGCGCAAACAAACGCCCTATGCTAAGTGATCTAAGAGAGTCAGGCGCGATCGAGCAAGATGCTGACATCATTCTTTTTGTTTATAGAGATGAGTTTTATCTAGAACAAGAAGAAAAAGAGAAAGAAAAACGCGCAAGTGCCGAGGGTAAAGAGTACAAAAGCAATCACGTCTTTAATAAGCTTCAAGAAAAGGCTGAGATCATAGTTGGCAAAAATAGAAATGGCGAAACTGGCTCAGTTGATGTGCTCTTTCAAAAGCAACACTCAAGATTTGAAGATATGTCTGCAATGCCAGTATCTGATGTTTCATTTGAAGGCTGA
- a CDS encoding ComEC/Rec2 family competence protein, whose protein sequence is MDKGEQELTATVISSYEKLGDDGKKRQILKLKTDEFSFYTLGAKADDFKAGDNIFLSIINLDVSFKDYLASSFYMPSFSREKLPQKATLNINQKLQSLIYAQHENSKISQLYSALFLGTSIDAELRDDVSHLGIAHLIAISGYHLGFISAVIFFVFRPLLKFLYARFLPFRNYNFDLAIIVFIVLSFYFFIIGFIPSFLRAFLMSILGFYCTLKGVKILNFKTLFIVTLVSISLFPQLLFSVGFYFSLMGVFYIFLYFKHLKDKFSPFIHLILLNLYVCFAMEICVLYFFPLISLQQLSVLAINYIFSVFYPLSAALHIASYGDIFDSLLNNVLNFRLSSTKIFVPAIIFIFYNIASLLAIKFRSIFYILPLLGLLCFFVTGYKIYA, encoded by the coding sequence ATGGACAAAGGCGAACAAGAGCTAACAGCAACCGTGATTTCTAGCTACGAAAAGCTTGGAGATGACGGCAAGAAAAGGCAAATTTTAAAGCTTAAAACTGATGAGTTTTCATTTTATACGCTTGGAGCTAAAGCAGATGACTTTAAAGCTGGAGATAATATATTTCTAAGCATCATAAATTTAGACGTTAGTTTTAAAGACTATCTTGCTTCCTCCTTTTATATGCCTAGCTTTTCACGCGAAAAACTACCACAAAAAGCCACGCTAAATATCAACCAAAAATTACAATCACTCATCTACGCCCAGCATGAAAATAGTAAAATTTCACAGCTCTACTCGGCTCTATTTTTAGGCACAAGTATCGATGCAGAGTTAAGAGATGACGTCTCGCACCTTGGCATAGCGCATCTTATAGCCATAAGTGGCTATCATTTAGGTTTTATAAGTGCGGTTATATTTTTTGTATTTAGGCCACTTTTAAAATTTTTATATGCGAGATTTTTACCTTTTAGAAACTACAACTTTGATCTAGCCATTATCGTTTTTATAGTCTTGTCATTTTACTTTTTTATAATAGGCTTTATACCAAGCTTTTTGCGAGCGTTCTTAATGAGCATTTTAGGATTTTATTGCACGTTAAAAGGCGTTAAAATTTTAAACTTCAAAACACTTTTTATAGTGACACTTGTTAGCATATCGCTCTTTCCGCAGCTACTTTTTAGCGTAGGTTTTTACTTTTCACTCATGGGCGTTTTTTACATATTTTTATATTTTAAACACCTAAAAGATAAATTTTCGCCTTTCATTCATCTTATACTTTTAAATTTATATGTTTGCTTTGCAATGGAAATTTGCGTACTTTATTTCTTTCCACTCATTAGCTTACAGCAGCTTAGCGTCCTTGCTATCAACTACATCTTTAGCGTTTTTTATCCATTAAGTGCTGCACTTCACATCGCTTCGTATGGCGACATTTTTGATAGCTTGCTAAATAATGTTTTAAATTTTAGACTAAGCTCGACTAAAATTTTTGTGCCAGCTATTATTTTTATCTTTTATAATATCGCTTCACTTCTAGCTATAAAATTTAGATCCATATTCTACATCTTGCCACTACTTGGGCTTTTGTGCTTTTTCGTTACTGGCTATAAAATTTACGCCTAA